From Nicotiana tabacum cultivar K326 chromosome 15, ASM71507v2, whole genome shotgun sequence, the proteins below share one genomic window:
- the LOC107781399 gene encoding auxin-binding protein ABP19a, with product MFKLLFLFALLISSSNAAVQDFCVADLKGPESPAGYSCKTATKVTVNDFVFSGLSAAGNTSNIIKASVTPAFAAQFPGLNGLGLSAARLDLASGGVVPFHTHPGASEVLLVVQGSITAAFVSSANTVYLKTLKKGELMVFPQGLLHFQVNAAGYTSVAYVFFSSSSPGLQITDFALFANDLSTKLVEATTFLDEAQIKKLKGVLGGTG from the coding sequence ATGTTCAAACTCCTCTTTCTTTTTGCTCTCCTGATATCAAGCAGCAATGCTGCTGTACAAGATTTCTGTGTAGCAGACCTAAAAGGACCAGAATCCCCTGCAGGCTATTCTTGCAAAACTGCTACAAAAGTCACAGTAAACGATTTCGTTTTCTCTGGCCTAAGtgcagcaggaaacacatcaaaTATAATCAAAGCATCAGTAACACCAGCATTTGCAGCTCAATTCCCCGGCTTAAATGGTCTCGGTCTCTCTGCAGCACGTCTCGACTTAGCCTCTGGTGGTGTAGTCCCATTTCACACTCACCCTGGTGCTTCTGAAGTCTTGCTCGTCGTCCAGGGATCGATTACTGCGGCTTTTGTTTCCTCAGCAAACACTGTTTACTTAAAGACACTAAAGAAAGGTGAACTTATGGTATTTCCACAAGGTTTGTTGCATTTTCAAGTGAATGCAGCTGGTTATACTTCTGTAGCTTATGTGTTCTTTAGCAGCTCCAGTCCTGGCCTTCAGATAACCGATTTCGCGTTGTTTGCCAACGATTTGTCTACTAAGTTGGTTGAGGCTACAACATTTCTTGACGAAGCTCAAATCAAGAAACTCAAGGGTGTTCTTGGAGGCACTGGCTAA